In Spinacia oleracea cultivar Varoflay chromosome 5, BTI_SOV_V1, whole genome shotgun sequence, a single window of DNA contains:
- the LOC130461429 gene encoding uncharacterized protein: protein MLKLLAYYNKDVHDVVMGNAPQNAKYTSPAIQKEILQVFADKVQKTIREEIGDSKFCVIVDESRDISKREQMAIVIRFIDRNGFLLERFFELVHVKDTTSKTLKEEISIVLSNHELSIQNLRGQGYDGASNMRGEWNGLRALFMRDCPYAYYVHCLAHQLELALIAAAREVGEVHDFFKDLIFIVNTVSSSTNRHDELQASQIAELEHLIEIEEVETGKGLNQIGTLQRPGDTRWSSHFKSICSLLRMFNATRSVLEKIAIDSQQSYAQRGDAKSALKKLLSFDFVFILHLMEDIMGFTDGLCRALQHKSQDILNAMHLVVGTKSLIQKLRDDGWELLLQKVHSFCNKHGTEIIDMQVSYAEIIRTRRNKDTITVEHHYRVNVFSATIDQQLQELNSRFSEQTTELLTLSESLSPIDGYKHFDVENICRLAEKYYPQDFSENEISHLKYQLELFYCDVPKHSDMKNLSTITALCRSLVENRKSDVYPLVDRLIRLILTLPVSTATSERAFSAMKIVKISLRTRWKMIFFRITC from the coding sequence ATGTTAAAACTCTTAGCATATTATAATAAGGATGTACATGATGTTGTTATGGGTAATGCTCCTCAAAATGCTAAATATACATCTCCTGCTATTCAAAAAGAGATTTTACAAGTCTTCGCTGATAAGGTGCAAAAAACCATTCGTGAGGAGATTGGTGATTCAAAGTtttgtgtaattgttgatgaATCTCGAGACATATCTAAAAGAGAACAAATGGCAATTGTAATAAGATTTATCGATAGAAATGGGTTCTTACTCGAGCGTTTTTTTGAGCTAGTACATGTTAAAGATACAACCTCCAAGACTTTGAAGGAAGAAATTTCTATAGTATTATCAAATCACGAGTTGAGCATTCAAAATCTTAGAGGTCAAGGTTATGACGGTGCTAGTAATATGCGAGGAGAATGGAATGGTTTACGAGCTTTATTCATGAGAGATTGTCCTTATGCGTATTATGTACACTGTCTAGCACATCAATTAGAATTGGCTCTTATTGCTGCAGCAAGAGAAGTAGGTGAGGTCCATGATTTTTtcaaagatttgatttttattgttAACACTGTAAGCTCTTCTACTAACCGTCATGATGAATTGCAAGCTAGCCAAATAGCAGAATTGGAGCATTTAATTGAGATCGAGGAGGTTGAAACAGGGAAAGGATTGAATCAAATTGGTACTCTCCAACGTCCTGGGGATACTAGGTGGAGCTCTCATTTCAAGTCAATTTGTAGTTTGTTAAGAATGTTCAACGCAACTCGCTCAGTCCTTGAGAAAATAGCCATTGATAGCCAACAATCATATGCTCAACGCGGAGATGCTAAATCTGCTCTTAAAAAGTTGTTGTCATTtgattttgtgtttattttacaTTTGATGGAAGATATTATGGGGTTTACTGATGGACTTTGTCGGGCTTTGCAACATAAATCACAAGACATTTTAAACGCTATGCATTTAGTTGTTGGTACAAAGTCCTTGATTCAAAAGCTTAGAGATGATGGTTGGGAATTGCTATTACAAAAAGTTCATTCTTTTTGCAACAAGCATGGTACTGAAATCATAGATATGCAGGTTTCTTATGCTGAGATAATTCGAACACGTCGCAACAAAGACACTATAACAGTGGAGCATCATTATCGGGTCAACGTGTTTTCTGCAACCATAGATCAACAGTTGCAAGAGCTAAATAGTCGTTTCAGTGAGCAAACAACGGAGTTACTTACTTTAAGTGAATCTTTGAGTCCTATTGATGGATACAAGCACTTTGATGTGGAAAATATTTGTCGCCTTGCAGAGAAATACTATCCGCAGGACTTTTCAGAAAATGAGATATCACATTTGAAGTATCAACTTGAACTCTTTTATTGTGATGTTCCTAAGCATTCGGATATGAAGAACTTGAGTACCATAACTGCTTTGTGTAGAAGTTTGGTGGAGAATAGGAAATCAGATGTCTATCCTTTAGTAGATAGATtgattcgacttattttgacccTTCCTGTTAGCACAGCAACTTCAGAGAGAGCTTTCTCGGCAATGAAAATTGTGAAGATTAGTCTTCGAACAAGATGGAAGATGATTTTCTTTCGGATTACTTGCTAG